GAGAGCGGCCGTCAGCCGCAGCCTGCGGCAACGCCGGATGTGTCGTCGCTCCTCCCCGGTTGGCATCGGTCGCGGTGTCGTGCCCGCCTTGTTTGTCGAAGCCGCCCCCTTTGACCTGGCCTTCTCGTCCTCGGTGGCGACCTTCTCCAGGACGGTGAGGAGGTCTTGGTCCAGGTGCATCCCGGCAGCGTCGTGGTGGGCGCGCATGGTGGTGGAGTCGACACTGACCAAGGTCAGGTCCACGATGCCCCGCCGTGCTGCTGCCGCGATCAGGCCCTCCAACAGGCCCTCGGAGACGCCGGCGTCGTGCCACTGCCGGAAGTCGCTGTGCACGGTCGCCCAAGCGCCCAACTCCTGCGGCATCTCCCGCCGCTGGCCGCCGGCCTTGAACCGTCAGGTCACGCCTTCGGACTGCTGCCGCAACCGCTTCGGTTACGGGCCGTACCTGCCGATGGGCAGGTACGGCCCGACGAACTCCCCCTCTTTGTCCGTCAGTTGCATGCGTGTCATGTAGGTTGATCTACCGGCCCTGGGCCCTGCCATGAGAGCGCATCCCGCAGATTGACTGTGACTCGATGCGCGCCTTAACTGGCCTGTCGGCCGAGACTGGACAGGCCCCATAGCTCGGCGATCAGGCCGTGCTGAACTCGGAAGATCTCCATCATGGTGGGTGCAGGCTCCGCACCGGTCGGCGCGGAGTTCGAAAGCCCGTGCAGCACGGAGCGGACGGCGACCCGGTCGCGGTCCACGAGCATGTCCTCGACGGAGACATGTATGTCGGGATGGGCTGCGAACATCTTGGACCAGGCATCGGCGACGGCCCCGATACCGGCCGTTCCCAACGGGTGGCTCACGAAGTCCGGTGCGAGGATCGTCTCCAGGGCAGCCAGGTTCCGGCCATTGAAGGCCTCGTACATGAGCATGCCGACGGCCCTTGCTTCGTGCGCTTCGTCTGTCATCGACCCGCTTCCAATTCGTAGTCGAACCAGATCCGATGCGTTCCATCGGCGTCGACGGCCGTTCCTCCACCACCGGAGACCCCGGTCAGCTCTCCCGTACCGCTCGCCGGCACGATGGTGAAGAACTCAGCTGTGCGATCGCTGCCGGACGTCGTCGCCGAGTGGGCGAAGTTGAAGGCGCCGGCCCGGCCGCACAGCGAGCCTTCGAACGACTCCATGGCCACGTAGGTGCCTACGCCGGTCGCCTGGTCGAACGCCGCGGTAAACAGGGTCGCCGAGCGACCGGCAACCTCACCCTCGAAGTGCTTCTCCATGGTTGCGGCGCCCACTGGAAGCCCGGTCGACACAGCCGGGTCCGGTTTCAACTCAGCCGGGACGAACGCTTCGACAGTGAACGTTCCTGTAGCTCTCATGGAACGACCGTATCGGTGCGGTCTGACACCGCTCTCCCTCTGGACGGCCGAAGCTGAAGCGACTGACCCGCAGCGCGGACAGCTGGGTCGGGATCTGCCGACTCATCTCCGCAGCCCACCGCACCCCGCAAGGTGATCACGACTCGATACGCGCCCCAGATCCATGCACCGGCGCGGACGCTGACCGCCCGAGGCGTCATGGCCGTGGGCTCTCCACCGCCGACAGCACAACGCTGATCGTCTAGCGGCCTCATCCGAACTGGTCGACGGCGAGCTTGACCACCAGAGCCATGACGACCACGAGCAGGACGCCGCGGATGAACCCGGAGCCCCGCTTGATGGCGGTGCGGGCTCCGAGGGCGGCGCCGGTGATGTTGCAGACGGCCATGGCCGCACCCAGTGCCCAAAGACCGCAGTCTTCGTGGCCGCCTCCGGCCAGGCCACCCTCTCGGTGGTGGCCGGAGACGGCGTGCCGCAGCGTCAACGCCCCACCGCGCTCGGACTCTTCACGCTCTGCTAACACCGAACGCCAGTTCGGCGGACGTCCAGGTGACCGCCGCGGCATGGTCGTCGTAGCTGCCCGCGAGTTTCCGGCGAGCGGACCGCGATCCGACGGCAACCGCTGACAGAACCGGCCGGTCCGCAGGGTCCGGCGTCCGCCCGGCAGACGAGCCGGTTGCCCCGTTCAGGCGCAGGGCGGCAACCGGCTCATCCCTCCACCGCCTCGGCCAGCCGTGCGGTGGCCTCCGGCCAGAGCGACGGCGTGGCGACCAGTGCGCGCAGGGACCTGGCCTGGCGTGGCGGCAGGCCGATGGCCAGGGCTCCGGTGGCGTGGTCGGGCGTGCCGTACAGCGCGGCCAGCCGCAGCGGGTCCTTGTCGAGACACAGCACCTGGATGCGCTCCGCGTCGGCCAGGACGCCGTACGCCTGGAGCTTCAGGCTGTACTGGTCGGACCAGAAGTAGGGCACCGGAGCGAACGGGCGGCGTTCGCCGAAGCGTTCCGGGTCCAGCTCGGCCAGCAGATTGCGGGCGGCGGCCAGACCCTGCTCGCTGGCGTTCATGCGGTGCTCGATCCGCAGGTGCCGTCGCAGCACGGGGTGGTACCAGCGGGCCACGTCGCCCGCGCCGTACAGCCCCGGGGCCGCGGCGCAGAACTCGTCGCAGCCGAGACCGTCGGACAGGTCCAGGCCCGCCGCGTCGGCGCCGGGCCCGCGCAGCCAGTCGACGGCGGGAACGGAGCCGATGGCGAGGAGGACGTCGTCGGCCTCCACGACGGTGCCGTCGGCGAGGACGACGCCGCTCGCCCGTCCGGACCGCTCGGTGACGCCGGTGACCGCCCGCCCTGTGTGCAGGGTGACACCGTGGGCGCGGTGGGCCTCGGCGAGGAGTTCTCCGACCTCCGCGCCCAGCACCCGCCGCATGGGGGTGTCCTGGGTGCCGACGAGGGCCACGTCGTGGCCGAGGGTGCGCGCCACGGCGGCGGCCTCGGCGCCGAGCACGCCACTGCCGACGACGGCGAGCCGCCGGCCGGGCGTGGCCAGGCGTTCGCGCAGGCGGAGCGCGTCGTCCAGGGTGCGCAGGACGTGCACACCGCGGACCCCCGCGGTGCCGGGCAGGGCGCGGGGTGTCACACCGGTGGCGGCGATGACACCGGCACACCGCAGGACCGCCTGCCCGTCGCCGTCCAGGGTGAGCGTGCGCTGTCCCGGGTCGTAGGCACGGGCACGGGTGCCCAGTCTCAGGTCGAGTTCCAGGTCGGTGATCTGCGTGGTGTCCCGCAGCGCGGTGCGCTCGGGCTCCCAGGCGCCGGAGAGGACCTGCTTGGACAGCGGCGGGCGGTCGTAGGGCAGGTGGGGCTCGTCGCCGACGAGGGTGATCTCCCCGTCCCAGCCCAGGCGTCGCAGCCCCTCCGCCGCGGCCAGTCCGGCCGCGGCGGCGCCGACGACGGCGATGCGGGGGCGGGCGGTGCTCATTCGCGCACCTGGATGGCCGCGGCCGGGCAGATGGTGGCGGCCTCGCGGACCGCGGCGTGCTGCGCGGCGTCCGGAGATGCGTTCAGCAGGACGACGATGCCGTCCTCGTCACGCTGGTCGAAGACCTCGGGGGCGACCAGCACGCACTGGCCGGCGCCGCAGCACTTCGCTTCGTCGACGGTGATCTTCATCGGTGATTCCTTCTGTGTGGGGGGAGTCGTGATCCCTGGGGGTTCGGGGATTTGGTCACCAGGTGACCGGCAGCGCGTGGCAGCCGTAGATGACCATGTCCGTGCGGAAGGGGATCTCCTCGACCGGCACGGCGGGGCGCATCCCGGGGAAGCGGCGCAGCAGGGTGGTGATGACCACCTGCAACTCGGCGCGGGCCAGGGCCTGGCCCAGGCACTGGTGGATGCCGTAGCCGAAGGCCACGTGGTGCTGGGCGTTGGGGCGGCGGATGTCGAGCCGACCGGCGTCGGGGAAGGTGTCCTCGTCGCGGTTGGCGGACGGCACGGCGACGATGACGCCCTCGCCCTTGCGGATGAGCTGCCCGCCGACCTCGACGTCCTCAAGGGCCGCGCGGCGCGGGCCGTTGCGGATGATGCTGTGGAAGCGCAGCAGCTCCTCCACGGCGCCGCGGATGAGGGAGGGGTCCTCGCGCAGCCGGTCGGCGGTCTCCTGGTCGAGCATCAGGGTCAGGGCGCTCAGGCCGATCATGTTGGCCGTCGTCTCGTGTCCGGCGACCAGCAGCAGCACGGCGAACGCGACGAGGTCGTCGTGGGTCAGCTCTCCCTTGTCGTACTGCTCGGTGACCAGGCGGCTGAGGATGTCGTCGCCCGGCTCGGCCTTCTTCGTCTCGACCAGGTCGTCGATGTAGGCGAGCAGCTCGGTGCGGGCCGCGCCGCGCTCCTCCTCGGGGATCTCCCGGGCGAGCAGGGCGCCGGTCAGCCGCTGGAAGGTGTCGTGGTCCTCGTAGGGCACGCCCAGCAGCAGGCTGATGGCGAGCGAGGGCAACGGCAGTGCCAGGGCCTTGACCAGGTCGACGGGGTGCTCGGAGCGGTCGGTGCGCTCCATGGCGTCGCACAGCTCGTCGGTGAGCTTCTGCAGGGTCGGGCGCAGGGCCTCGACCCGCTTGACCATGAAGTCGCGGGTGACCATGCGGCGCAGCCTGGTGTGCTCCGGCGGGTCCATGCGGATGAAGCCGCGGGTGGCGCCGGGGCGCGGCCTGCCGCCGGTCATGCCGCTGATCGGATAGCCGGGGGTGGAGGTGTCGGAGCTGAAGCGCGCGTCGCCGAGGATCGCCCGGACGTCCGCGTAACGCGTGGCCAGCCAGGCCCAGCCGCCGTCGTCCAGGGCGACCTTCGACAGGGGCTCCTCGATCCGCAGCCGGGCCAGTCCCTCCGGGGGGTCGAAGGGGCAACCGGAGGGCGGCTGAGTGGGAAGCGCGGGAAGTGCTGCGGTGGTCATGCCGCTCCTTGGGGGGAGAACACGTTGGATAACACTTGTTAGCTTACAGCTGTATCCCTAGGACATGACGCCGTCCGGACGTCAGAAAAAGTGAAGAAAATCCGGCGGACGGGTGGACGGCGCCGCCGGGACCGCCCCGCCTCGGATACACCGCCGGAGAAAGCACTGGTCAGGGAAGTGCGCTCAGCCTCAGAGGGGCGCCCGACAAGGGAGCGCCGGATGCGAGGGGCTCCGGCCAGGGGACGCGACCGCTCGGACAGGCGTCGGCCAGGAACGCGGCTGCTCGGACACACGCCCGTCAGGGGCGTGCGGGGCGGTGCCGGTCAGCGCTCCAGCAGAAGGTCGAGCAGTTCGTCGACGAAGCGGTCGAGCCGGGCGGGGTCCTTGCGGCGCGGCATCACCTGCCACAGGGTGATCCGGCCGTGCAGCGCGCACCACAGCAGGTACGGGGCGTCCGCGCGGGTGCCCCGCACCCGCCAGCCGGCCTCCTCGCACGCGGTGAGCGCCCGGCTCAGGCCGCGCAGGAGCAGCCCAGCGGGGTGGCCGTGCAGGCGCTCCTCGTCCACCGGGGTCTGCCAGGTCTCGCACATCAGGCGGTACTTCGCCGGATTCGCGATCGCGAATCGACAGTACGCGATCAGCTGGGAGCGCAGCCGTGCGAGCTGGTCGTCCGCGGGCGCCGAGCCGTCGGCCTCGGACATGATGCCGGCCAGCCGCTCGTAGTGCTCCGCCAGCACCGCCCACACCAGCTCCGTCTTGTCGGAGAAGTGGCGGTAGATGCTCGGGGTGGCGATGCCGACCTCCCGGGCCACGGCGCGCAGCGACAGGGCGTCCTCGCTGCCCACCTGCTCCAGCAGTCCCCCTGCGGCCCGCAGGATCTCCTCGCGCAGCCGTTCTCCCTGCCCGCGCGGGTTGCGTACGCGGATGGTTCGCTCGGCGGCGGCCCCGACGGTCCCGCCACCGTTCTGCTTCTGCTCGGCCACCGCCGCACCTCCCTCGCATCCGGACACCGGCACCGCAGCGGCCGGAGAGCACCGTGCGCGGATCAGCGCGGCACCGACCCGAACCTACATGACACCCTCTGCCGACCGGCGCGTCGTCTTCCGCCGCATCGCCCCGAACCGGGACGGGCGGTCCGCCGTCACCGCCGCCGCCCTGCCCCTCCCCCGCGCTGCGGGACATCCTCGGCAACGCACTCGCACAACGCGCACCACGCGCACACCGGCCCGGCCACCGCGGGTGAGGATGGATGCGGTGGCCGGGCCGGGACGCGGTGGTCAGCCGTTGGGGAGGATCACCGCACGACCGTTGATCGTGCCGGCGTGCAGCCGCTCGTAGGCGATCGGGGCGTCGTCGAGCGAGAACGTCTCGGTGTGCACCGACACGGCGCCGGAACGGGCCAGCGCGAGCACCTCGATGAGTTCGGCGCGGGTGCCCCAGTAGGGAGCGGTGACCGAGACCTCGAAGGGCAGCAGGCCGAAGCCGACGGGCAGCGCGGCACCGCCGATGCCGACGATGGTGACGTCGGCCTCGACACCGGCGACGGCGGCGGCGGTGCGGACGGTCGGCTCCACGCCGACGAAGTCGAAGACGGCCTGCGCGCCGGTGCCGGAGGTCAGGTCGCGGACCTTGCCTGCGGCCTCGGCGTCGGAGAGCACGGCCTCGTGGGCGCCGACGGAGCGGGCCAGTTCGAGCTTGTCCTCGGTGACGTCCAGGGCGATGACCCGGGCCGGGGTCATGGCGCGCAGCAGCTGGATGGCGACGTGGCCGAGCCCGCCGGTGCCGATGACGACGGCGGTGGAGCCGGCGACCAGCTTGGGCAGCGAACGCTTGATCGCGTGGTAGGGCGTGAGGCCCGCGTCGGTGAGCGGTACGGCCGCCACCGGGTCCAGGCCCTCCAGCGGCACCAGGTGCCGGGGATCGTCGACGATCATGTACTCGGCCATCGAGCCCGGGGAGCCGAGGCCGGGCGGCATGATGCCCAACTCGGCGGCGCGCAGGCAGTAGTTCTCCTTGCCCTCCGCGCACTTGGCGCAGTTGCCGCAGCCCCAGGGGCCGTAGACGGCAACGGCGTCGCCCTCGCCGAGCCCGGTGACGCCGGCGCCCAGTGCGGCGACGGTGCCCACGCCCTCGTGCCCGAGGGTCAGCGGCAGCGGGTAGGGGAAGTTCTCGGCGGGCCAGCTCATCACCGCGATGTCGGAGTGGCAGACGCCGGCCGCGGTGACCTTCAGGAGGACCTGGCCGGGTCCGGGCTCGGGGTCGGGGACGGTCACGACCTCGGGGGCGGCGCCGACGGTGCGGTACTGCAGTGCCTTCATGGCGTATGGCTCCTTTCCGGGGCTCAGAGGGCGGTGTAGGCGCCGTCGACGAGGTGGTAGCTGCCGGCCACGAACGAGGCGCGGTCGGACAGCAGGAAGGCGACGAGTTCCGCGACCTCCTCGGGGCGGCCGAGGCGGCCGGCGGGGTGCAGGGCGACCAGGCCGTCGTACGCCGTCCGGTCCATGCCCTGGAGCAGCGGGGTCTCTATGAAGCCGGGGCCCACGGCGTTGACGCGGATGTTCTTGGCCGCGTACTCGGCGGCGGCGGTCTTGGTCAGACCGACCACGCCGTGCTTGGCGGCGACGTAGGCGGCGGAGCCGGCGAAGCCGACCGAGCCGAGGATGGAGGCGACGTTGACGATCGCGCCGCCGTTGCCGGTGGCCTCGATGGCGGGCAGTTCGTGGCGCAGGGAGTAGAAGACGCCGTCGAGGTTGGTGCGTACGACGCGGTCGTAGGCCTCGATGTCGTACTCGCCGGTGGGCGCGCTCGGGCCGCCGATACCGGCGTTGTTCACGGCCAGGTCGAGGCCGCCGAAGGTGTCGACGGTGAAGGCGACGGCGGCGGCGACCGACTCGGGCGAGGTGACGTCCAGCCGGACGGCGGCGGCCTTGATGCCCTCGGCCTTCAGTTCGGCGGCGGCCTTCGCGGCGCCTTCCTCGTTGTGGTCGGCGATGACGACCGCGGCGCCGCCGGCGCCCAGCCGGCGGGCGGTGGCCAGGCCGATGCCGGAGGCGGAACCGGTCACCAGGGCGCGGCGCCCGGCGAACTCGGTCGGGTATTCGGTGTTCGAGACAGTGCTCATGGTGCCTTCACTCTTCGCTGTTGCGGTCGGCGGCCGCTTGGGCGGCCTCCGAGGTCAGGGCGTCGTAGGCCCGCTCCACCAGGGCGGCGAGGTCTGCGGCGGCGGAGTCGTCGCCCGGCGCGCCCCGCGCCCACAGGCGCAGCGCGGCGGTGAGGACTCCGGCGGCGGCGTCGACCACGACGGCGGGGCGTACGTCCCGTTCGTCATCGGTGTCGAGCCGTTCGGCGATGATGCGGATCGACTCCTCCTGGGCGTCGACCCGGATGCGTTCGTACGCGGCGAAAAGGGCGGGTTCGCTGTCCACGAGGGCCAGCAGCCGGCGCATCCGGGGCCGGACGTGCCAGGCCGGGTTCTCGCGGTCGGCGAGCCAGTCGCGTACGGCTGAGCGGTAGGCCAGCAGGGGAGGTTCGGCGGCGGGGCGCTTCCGCAGGAGGGCGTTGATGCGGTCGCCGTCACCGCGGACGAAGTCGAGGGCCGCGTCCTCCTTGCCGGCGAAGTACCGGCTGAAGGTCCGGCGGGTCACATCGGCCCGCTCGGCCACGGCCTCCACCGTGGTGGCGGCGAGACCGCGTTCGAGGATCAGATCGACCGCAGCGGTGGCCAGCGCCTCACGCGTCTTCCGGGCCTTGCGCTGTCGCCGGTCCTCGGTGGTGGCGGTGGGGGGCTCCGTTGCCTTCATGCCGTCACGATAACCCCTCGTGTCCCAGTGGGACACATTTCCCGGTGGGACACTTGTCTCACTGGGACATATCGCCAAGGGCAGCGTCCGTCGCCTGATGCCACGGCCGAGGAGGCCACCTCGAAGGCGACACGCCTTCTCGGCTCATCGTCCGTCCGCGCGCACACTGTTGACGGCGGCCCCGGCAGGCGGGCGCCGACGACGCCGGGAACACGCCGGTGGGTGACACTGCGCCAGGAGCGGGTGGTCGCTCCGTAGCATGAGCCGGTGATCACGTCCGGCGGTCAGTGCCCTCGACGGCGGCGCGAACGGCGGCGGCCGGGACGCCGCCGCCCGTTCACCCTCTTCCTGGCCGGGGCCGCCGCGGTGGTGGTCCTTGCGGCCCTGGTGTCCCGTGGCGGCGCCAAGCACCCGGCATCCGTCCGCTCTCCCCAGGCCCCCACGCGGGCGACCACGTCGCTCGGCGCACCGGCCCCGCCGCGCCCCGCGGGCGACGTGCGGATCGCCGCCGTGGGGGACGTCGTGATGGGTTCGCTGCCGGACGACCTGCCGCCGGACGACGGCGCCTCGTTCTTCGACCCCGTGGAGGAACTGCTCACCGGGGACGTGGTGCTCGGAAACCTGGAGGGCACGCTCACCACCGGCGGCTCCAGCAAGTGCGACTCCATCGAGGGCCCGAACTGCTTCGCGTTCCGTGTCCCGCCGTCCTACGGCCGCCTGCTCGAGAAGGCCGGGTTCACGGCCATGAACACGGCGAACAATCACATCGACGACTTCGGCGCGGAGGGTCGGCGCGAGACGTTCGCCGCGTTGCGCTCGGCGAACCTGCTGTACACCGGCCGCCTGGGCCAGATCACCGTGCAGCGGGTGCACGGGATCAGGGTCGCGCTCATCGGGTTCGCCCCCGACCACGGGGCGAACGACATCACGGACATCCCCGCCGCCCGGCAACTCACCGCGCGCGCCGCGAAGATGGCGGACATCGTGATCGTCACCATGCACGCCGGCGCGGAGGGCTCGGACCGCACCCACGTGGAACCCGGCACCGAGTACTTCCTCGGCGAGAACCGGGGCGACGGCTACCGCTTCAGCCACGCGGTGATCGACGCCGGGGCCGACCTCGTCGTGGGCAGCGGCCCGCACGTGATGCGGGGCATGGAGTTCTACAAGGGCAGGCTGATCGCCTACAGCCTCGGCAACTTCACCGGATACGGGGTGCTCGGGCTCGGCGGCACACTGTCGACCAGTGGCGTGCTCCAGGTGACCCTCCGCGCCGACGGCGGCTACGTATCCGGGCAGCTGCGCCCGACCCGGATCGTGGCACCCGGCACTCCTGAGCCGGGGGGCGAGGCGATCGACCTCGTCTCCGCCATGTCGGAAGAGGACTTCGGCCCGCACGCCGCGCGGATCTCGGCGCAGGGGACGATCCGGCACCCGTGAGGGCACCCGGGCCTCACCGCCGCCGACTGAATCCGGCAACCGGGGATATCCGCAGAGGCAGGCCATCCCACGGGAGGAAGCATGACTTTGGTGAAGGCGGGCTTCGTGGTCCTCGACTGCGCCGAGCCCGAGAAACTCGCGGTGTTCTACAAGGAGTTGCTGGAAGGCGAGCAGACGGGTGTCTCCGCCAACCTCGTGGAGATCCGTGGTGCCGACGGGGTACGGCTGGCCTTCCGCCGTGACATGAACGCCACTTCGCCCAGCTGGCCGCGCCCGGAGAACTCCCTCCAGGCCCATCTGGTCTTCCTGGTCGAGGACATGGACGAGGCCGAGCGGCGGGTGGTGGGACTCGGGGGCCGACCGATCGACACGAAGGACCCGGCGGGGCCGTACGAGGAACGCGGATACGCCGACCCGGCCGGTCACTCCTTCACCCTGCGTCTGACGCCCGTCACGGCCCCCAAGCAGGGCTGACCTGCCCGGGAACTCGCGCTGGAGTAAGGCGATGCCGGCCGGGCATCCGCTTGTCGGGCTCCGTCCGGCAGCCCGTGACGTCCTGTTCTACGGCCTGGTAGGGGATCCGGCGTGATGGTCGACGATGTAGCAGCACCCTCTGCTCGCTGTGCCCTACCCGACGCGGCGGCGCGCAAGCAGCGACTGCGCCGCCGGCTGGAACGGCTGATCGGCGTGGCCGCCACCGAAGGCAACGCCCTGACACCCCTGCGCAACGGAGACGAGATCTTCCCCGCGATGCTCGGGGCGATCCGCGCGGCCCGGCACACCATCGACATGATGACGTTCGTGTACTGGCGGGGTCAGATCGCCCACGACTTCGCCGCCGCTCTGGCCGACCGTGCCCGCGCGGGGGTGCGCGTGCGACTGCTGCTCGACGGCTTCGGCGCCAAGGAGATCGAGCGACGGCTGCTCGATCTCATGAGTAGCGCGGGCGTGCAGGTGGCCTGGTTCCGCAAGCCCCTGTGGCTGTCACCGTTCAAGCAGAACCACCGCTGCCACCGCAAGGCCCTCGTGGTCGACGAGCAGACCGCCTTCACCGGCGGGGTCGGCATCGCGGAGGAATGGTGCGGCGACGCCCGCAACCCCGCCGAATGGCGCGACACCCATGTCCAGGTGAGCGGTCCGGCCGTGGACGGCATCGCGGCGGCGTTCGCACAGAACTGGGCGGAGTGCCACGACGAACTCTTCGACGAGCGTGACCGTTTCACGGAACACCCGCAGACCGGCTCGTCGGTGGTGCAGGTCGTGCGCGGCTCCGCGAGCATCGGCTGGCAGGACATGCAGACCCTCATCCGCGTCATGCTCACTTCCGCCGAGGAACGCTTCCGGCTGGCCACCGCCTACTTCGCCCCCGACACCTATTTCGTCGACCTGCTGTGCGAAACCGCTCGGCGCGGGGTGCGGGTCGAGATCCTGCTGCCCGGGCCCCACACCGACCAGCGTGCCTGCCAGCTCGCGGGCCAACACCACTACACACGGCTGTTGCGGGCCGGTGTGCACATCCGCCAGTACCAGCCGACCATGATGCACGCCAAGATCATCACCGTGGACTCGGTCGCCTCGCTCGTCGGGTCCACCAACTTCAACCGCCGGTCCATGGACCACGACGAAGAGGTCATGCTCGCGGTCCTGGACGAGACGTTCACCGCCGCTCTCGACCGGGACTACGAGGCGGACGTGGAGCAGAGCGTGGAGATCGACGTGACGCGATGGAGACAGCGGGCAGTGCTGCAACGCGCGAAGGAAGCCGCGGTCACCCCGCTCCGACGGTTCCTTTGACGTGACCGGACGAGGGCGGAACAGGCGCTCCCCCCGCCGGGATTGGTGCCGAGACGGCCGCCGGTGGTGTTCGCCGGGGCGGCCGGCAGGCGCCGTCCCCGGTGAACCTCCCGCACCGGCCGCACGTCTTCCCTGGTGATCGTCACCATACGAGAAGGGGAGTGCGTACGTGACTGCCAGGGACGTCGAGCGGAGCGACGAACAGGGTCATGGTCCCGTGCCGTGGTGGGCGGACCTCGGGGCGTGGGGAGCCGTCGCGCTGATGGTCTTCGGCGCTCTCGCGGCGGTATGGGTCTGGTTGCGACTGCCCGGCACGCCGGAGGAGTTGGCGACCGGGTACTACGGGGCCGCCAAGGTCGTCGCCATCGGTCTGGTGATCGGGGGAAGCGCCCTGCTGAACCGCCGTCGCTCCCGGGCGACGGACGCCGGGGAGACGACCGGGGCGGAACGCGCCTGACCGTTCCGGCCGTCGCGGGCCCCGGCCGGGCCGGTACCGGCGTACCAGCGATCCGGCCAGGGGTTGGCCGGTTACGGCGCATGGTTCACATGAGGCTCACAGACCGTTCCCCATGGGGCTCACAGACAGCGTTCCTACCGTCATGCGCATGTCGAGATCCTCTGGTGAAGAGCCTGACAACGCCCTCGTCTCCCGGTTCGTGTCCCGTCGCCGCATGCTGGTCCTGGGCGGTGTGGCCGGCGCCGTCGCCCTCAGCGGGGTGGGGGCCGTCGCGAGCGCCGCCGACCGCGGCGCCGCCGGCGCCGACACCCTCGGCTCGGTGAAGGCGGCCGCTTCCGCGGCCGGCGCCTGCATGTCGCTGACCACGGAGCAGATCGAGGGCCCCTACTACATCGACTACGAACTCTTCCGGAAGAACGTGGTCGAGGACCGCACCGGAATCCCGCTCCTCCTCGTGCTGCGCGCCGTGGACAGCGCGACCTGCAAGCCCATCCGCAACTCGGCCGTCGAGATCTGGCACTGCGACGCGTCCGGCGTCTACTCCGGCTACACCCAGACCGGCAACGGCGGCGGCGGTACGCCTCCTGGTGTGCCGCCCTCCGGCACGCCGACGGCGCCTCCGGACGGCCCGGGCGGTCCCGGCGGTCCGGGCGGCGGCGGGGGCGGACACGCGACCCCGACCGACGACCTCACCTGGCTGCGCGGCATCCAGATGACCGACCACCAGGGTTTCGTCACCTTCCGGACCGTCTTCCCCGGCTGGTACACCGGCCGCGCCGTCCACATCCACACCAAGGTCCACACCGGCGGCTCCCGGACCTCCGACGGCTACACCGGCGGACGCACCTGCCACACCGGGCAGTTCTACTTCTCCGAGGACGCGGTGAAAGCCACCGCGGACACCGCCCCCTACTCGGCGAACACCGTCACGCGCGTCACCCTCGACCAGGACTCGATCTACCCGAGAACCGGCACGCGGGGCGGTCTGCTGGAACTCGTCTACGACAAGAAGCACATCGAGCGCGGCGTCATCGGCTACATCACCATGGCGGTCGACCCGAGCGCCACGAACGACGGCCAGGGCGCACCCGGCGGCGGCCCCGCCCCCACCGCATCACCGACCCCCTCCGCCTGACACGACGGCCTCGGCACGAGTGCCGCGCAGACAGAACGGCCCGGACACGCGCAGGTGTCCGGGCCGCCGTTCGTCCCGGCCCGCCGCCCCGGCGACCGCCCCTTGCCGGCGGCCACCTGACGACGTCACATCAGCACCGCGATGGTGCCCCGGCCTCCCCCCTTCCGACGGGTCTCCACCGCATCCGCCATCCGCGCGAAGGGCAGGGCGGTGGTGCGCAGGGCGAGCCGGCCGTCGGTCAGGTCCCCCAGCAGCCGGTCGAACACC
This Streptomyces misionensis DNA region includes the following protein-coding sequences:
- a CDS encoding TetR family transcriptional regulator; the encoded protein is MKATEPPTATTEDRRQRKARKTREALATAAVDLILERGLAATTVEAVAERADVTRRTFSRYFAGKEDAALDFVRGDGDRINALLRKRPAAEPPLLAYRSAVRDWLADRENPAWHVRPRMRRLLALVDSEPALFAAYERIRVDAQEESIRIIAERLDTDDERDVRPAVVVDAAAGVLTAALRLWARGAPGDDSAAADLAALVERAYDALTSEAAQAAADRNSEE
- a CDS encoding CapA family protein — protein: MITSGGQCPRRRRERRRPGRRRPFTLFLAGAAAVVVLAALVSRGGAKHPASVRSPQAPTRATTSLGAPAPPRPAGDVRIAAVGDVVMGSLPDDLPPDDGASFFDPVEELLTGDVVLGNLEGTLTTGGSSKCDSIEGPNCFAFRVPPSYGRLLEKAGFTAMNTANNHIDDFGAEGRRETFAALRSANLLYTGRLGQITVQRVHGIRVALIGFAPDHGANDITDIPAARQLTARAAKMADIVIVTMHAGAEGSDRTHVEPGTEYFLGENRGDGYRFSHAVIDAGADLVVGSGPHVMRGMEFYKGRLIAYSLGNFTGYGVLGLGGTLSTSGVLQVTLRADGGYVSGQLRPTRIVAPGTPEPGGEAIDLVSAMSEEDFGPHAARISAQGTIRHP
- a CDS encoding VOC family protein gives rise to the protein MTLVKAGFVVLDCAEPEKLAVFYKELLEGEQTGVSANLVEIRGADGVRLAFRRDMNATSPSWPRPENSLQAHLVFLVEDMDEAERRVVGLGGRPIDTKDPAGPYEERGYADPAGHSFTLRLTPVTAPKQG
- a CDS encoding phospholipase D-like domain-containing protein — protein: MVDDVAAPSARCALPDAAARKQRLRRRLERLIGVAATEGNALTPLRNGDEIFPAMLGAIRAARHTIDMMTFVYWRGQIAHDFAAALADRARAGVRVRLLLDGFGAKEIERRLLDLMSSAGVQVAWFRKPLWLSPFKQNHRCHRKALVVDEQTAFTGGVGIAEEWCGDARNPAEWRDTHVQVSGPAVDGIAAAFAQNWAECHDELFDERDRFTEHPQTGSSVVQVVRGSASIGWQDMQTLIRVMLTSAEERFRLATAYFAPDTYFVDLLCETARRGVRVEILLPGPHTDQRACQLAGQHHYTRLLRAGVHIRQYQPTMMHAKIITVDSVASLVGSTNFNRRSMDHDEEVMLAVLDETFTAALDRDYEADVEQSVEIDVTRWRQRAVLQRAKEAAVTPLRRFL
- a CDS encoding intradiol ring-cleavage dioxygenase, translated to MRMSRSSGEEPDNALVSRFVSRRRMLVLGGVAGAVALSGVGAVASAADRGAAGADTLGSVKAAASAAGACMSLTTEQIEGPYYIDYELFRKNVVEDRTGIPLLLVLRAVDSATCKPIRNSAVEIWHCDASGVYSGYTQTGNGGGGTPPGVPPSGTPTAPPDGPGGPGGPGGGGGGHATPTDDLTWLRGIQMTDHQGFVTFRTVFPGWYTGRAVHIHTKVHTGGSRTSDGYTGGRTCHTGQFYFSEDAVKATADTAPYSANTVTRVTLDQDSIYPRTGTRGGLLELVYDKKHIERGVIGYITMAVDPSATNDGQGAPGGGPAPTASPTPSA